ACCGCCTTTATCGTTCGAAGAGCCGGAGTGAACCGAGCTCACCGGAGCCGTACATATATCACAACGGGGATCGGTTCATCATCGTTTCGGTATAACTCTTCTTTTCTCTGATTGTATTCCCATACCACTTTTATGTTAACTGTTGAGAAAATATACTAACCAAAGAAACAATGGTTGGCACTGTTCgatttgttttgttttaaaatgaagAAGGCAGGGGTATTTACGTAAATAAGGGTCAAATGGGTTTTCTTTTAATAGCTCAATAAATATAATATGTTTAGTCATAGATTTTACTTTTCAAGTAGTGTGAGTCTGGAttgatattatttattttaattttatcaGTTCATTTGAGTTtaactaataataataactaggttgtatgcccgcgcgttgcggcggtatATTACCGTGTGCATTCGACCGGCATCGGTTCGTTATAGTACCCTTACGATACATGCACTTGGTATAGAAATTAACACGTAATTTACATCAACCGAAAAAATAAAAACGAATACCGGTATTGGCATTATGTTATTGGTACCGATATTCATTTATCTATATATTAACATATATCGAAACCAATTaccacaatatatatatatatatatatatatatatatatatatatatatatatatataatatatatatatatatatatatatatatatatatatatatatatatatatatatatatatatatatatatatataccagtACCGATGTTGTGCAATACGGTATGGTAGTGATACGATTTCAGTTTATCGaaacaaaaaacaataaaattaaataCCGGTACCAATATCGCTGTTAGGTTGGTTTCAATTCAGTTCACTATGTAACGGAACAATATCTCTTATGGGTCTAGGGTTTAAGGTTTAGGATATTCATTATTTTAAATATGTATAATGTAATAATAAGTTTTCTTACGATATTCATTTTATTTATAAATGTTTTGCTTTTTTGTAATTCGATTACACGTGAAGGTTGAATACCTAATCTTAGAAATATAAAGAACAATAAAAAATCAGCTTTCATTGTGCTTCTTACAATTTTAACATTTTATGAGTTTTCTTATTCTCAATAGTTAATATATTATCATGACACTATTCATCCAAACTTTCTATTCATATGGATAATAATATCAATACTTATTTTAACCGGTGTTTCTTTTTATTACTTTATTTAACGTAATTTGTGATAAAACTCGTATTAAATCTTTTTCCCTACAAACTAGTAAAGTTTGTGTACTAAGTTGattggtaaaaaaaataataatattgtaGTAAATTATGGTAAATTTAATCTTTTTATTTTGACCCTCTAGATCTAAATCCTTGATTCCGTCAGTATTGTAGCTCATAATAATTATATGATAGTAATACCAATTTTGATCCAAATAAAttaattttattgaaaactaTCAACAGTTAGatctatatgtttttttttagaCATCAGAGATAACTTTTAGTTATATTATAAAGTTTTAAAACATGATTACAAATATTATGATAACATGTTTCGAACgagttaaattataaaaataactaTTATGCAAATCGTAAACATTAGGATTACTTATTTAATCCATAAATAATAACGAGTTCATTATGTgttattttaaataattaggatGATCGCTCTCATTCCTTCATTCGGTTTCtcaatctttactcgtgcgttattttaCAAGGAATCGCAAACGCAACCACTGTGagcatactcgatccctttttacgCTTTATTACATTTGGGATGCAATACATGTACCTTGAATCAATTACACAAACCTGCTAGTTTTCTTTTATACAAATAATCTCTATATTTGCACATACGTGTTATACTTGAAATCATATGTGTTATACTTGCGATCGTACGTGTTTAAATTAATATGTTTGTACTTAATCATTGCCATGAAAAAtcagtttaaaacatttttattcttatactcaaacttgtatgctcgccaatactttttgtattgaactatgctttAACATGTATTGCAGGTTTTGATGATGCaaggaatctagtaggattgccTAGAAACGCATTTAAATTTTAATACTTGTGGCATGTAATTTACTTTCAAACCTGTGGTATTTTGTTCCAATCTTGTAATAAACCATTATCATGAAATGAAATTTATTTACTTGAATACTTTTttgtatatattatttatttcaaATTTGGGGTATTTCTAGTTCAAGCAATGTAAAACGTAATCATTAAATACTTGACACAATTAGCGTTAttaagtctcttgcaatctagttctcgtctcactccgatgtttccgccatcggttggggtgtgacaataccccagatatcaccacgcacaaagacctagtatgtcagaaatagaaaatttttcaaacaagattttaggggttacccatatatccgagagatgttccccacgatataagtaagtattagaatttatgtttatatctcgaaaacaacctactgaatgtataaaaacctactggcatatcctcagtgagatcgtttatcacatttttgacattacaattctttagcatgatgtgatagtccactgatgtactatcatttcctctttttcacaacaaaactcatttttaatttttatcatgtttttggatttttcaaattttctaatgtttttggattttctgaaatttcttactccccctaaaattcaaaaacatttaaagaaacttgaaaacaaactatacaagtaaaatgacaactgttgtgaattgcttcaaatcGTCATTCaattggcataaacaatcagaactcccccttacaacaaactattttcccattatgatttcaaaacacttaagttagttttaatcaaaatggtttttccggaaaataagttttgttgattttaccatttgtaggttGGGGTAAATTCATCACATTGCTCTTTCAACCACTTGAAACAATTTTAACAATTTTAGAATTATTATCAACAaaatcacttgtagaaaatcaagtacaatttaatgtccctggtTTACCACTTGAAGATCGAAATATCACTGTTACCAACCTGTAactttctcaagaaagatgctgattcataCTCCCCAATTActaacctgggagttccggcaagtcaggtttttcagttaaagagatcctcccaagcctgacagaccttgggagattccgagtcatcaacactcggtttctttcctttcatcttcttctcatagaattcctttacccctttttccttcccatcaatcatttttccaaaaaatatgtttcac
This genomic stretch from Helianthus annuus cultivar XRQ/B chromosome 8, HanXRQr2.0-SUNRISE, whole genome shotgun sequence harbors:
- the LOC110873861 gene encoding uncharacterized protein LOC110873861 isoform X2, producing the protein MLEFRVFGQQKSKLVKPQLRLSVCSGHISVQVRVYDEQPNQRAAAAGVGSGGGSSWSKFGVYDEDRLYRSKSRSEPSSPEPYIYHNGDRFIIVSDDRSHSFIRFLNLYSCVILQGIANATTVLMMQGI